The following proteins come from a genomic window of Acinonyx jubatus isolate Ajub_Pintada_27869175 chromosome C1, VMU_Ajub_asm_v1.0, whole genome shotgun sequence:
- the FAM229A gene encoding protein FAM229A encodes MQPTPSTPGPWRAADTCRAPPGPERPPAARGRAAASSLGPASASGRAPRGLDMSAQEPSQGRRFPIEAGDSPGLASAPESQDSPEPVATEHNPVRPLRRCPGCHCLTLLHVPIDVYLAMGGSPRARAT; translated from the exons ATGCAGCCCACCCCCTCGACGCCCGGGCCGTGGCGCGCCGCAGACACCTGCCGGGCTCCGCCTGGACCGGAGCGTCCTCCCGCGGCCAGGGGTCGGGCAGCTGCTTCCAGCCTGGGACCGGCCTCGGCCTCCGGCAG AGCGCCCCGGGGCCTGGACATGAGTGCCCAGGAGCCCTCGCAGGGTCGGAGATTCCCCATTGAGGCCGGAGACTCCCCTGGCCTTGCCTCTGCCCCCGAGTCCCAGGACAGCCCGGAGCCGGTAGCCACGGAGCACAACCCGGTCAG GCCGCTTCGACGCTGCCCGGGCTGCCACTGCCTGACACTGTTGCACGTGCCCATCGACGTCTACCTGGCCATGGGCGGGAGCCCCCGGGCCCGCGCCACCTGA
- the TSSK3 gene encoding testis-specific serine/threonine-protein kinase 3 isoform X2: MVRTEFIQRFLPRELQIVRTLDHKNIIQVYEMLESADGKIYLVMELAEGGDVFDCVLNGGPLPESRAKALFRQMVEAIRYCHGCGVAHRDLKCENALLQGFNLKLTDFGFAKVLPKSRRELSQTFCGSTAYAAPEVLQGIPHDSKKGDVWSMGVVLYVMLCASLPFDDTDIPKMLWQQQKGVSFPTHLGISAECQDLLKRLLEPDMILRPSIEEVSWHPWLAST, from the exons ATGGTGAGGACAG AATTTATCCAGAGATTCCTGCCTCGGGAGCTCCAGATTGTCCGTACCCTGGACCACAAGAACATCATCCAGGTGTATGAGATGCTGGAGTCTGCTGACGGGAAAATCTACCTGGTGATGGAACTGGCTGAAGGCGGGGACGTCTTTGACTGTGTGCTGAACGGGGGGCCACTTCCCGAGAGCCGGGCCAAGGCCCTCTTCCGTCAAATGGTTGAGGCCATCCGCTACTGCCATGGCTGCGGTGTGGCCCACCGGGACCTCAAGTGTGAGAACGCCTTGTTGCAGGGCTTCAACCTGAAGCTGACTGACTTTGGCTTCGCTAAGGTGTTGCCCAAGTCACGTCGAGAGCTGAGCCAGACGTTCTGCGGCAGCACAGCCTACGCCGCCCCCGAGGTGCTGCAGGGTATTCCTCACGATAGCAAGAAGGGCGACGTCTGGAGTATGGGCGTGGTCCTGTACGTCATGCTCTGTGCCAGCCTACCTTTTGACGACACAGATATCCCCAAGATGCTGTGGCAGCAGCAGAAGGGGGTGTCCTTCCCCACTCATCTGGGCATCTCAGCCGAATGCCAGGACCTGCTCAAGCGGCTCCTGGAACCAGACATGATCCTCCGGCCTTCAATCGAAGAAGTTAGTTGGCATCCATGGCTAGCAAGCACTTGA
- the TSSK3 gene encoding testis-specific serine/threonine-protein kinase 3 isoform X1, with protein sequence MEDFLLSNGYQLGKTIGEGTYSKVKEAFSKKHQTKVAIKIIDKMGGPEEFIQRFLPRELQIVRTLDHKNIIQVYEMLESADGKIYLVMELAEGGDVFDCVLNGGPLPESRAKALFRQMVEAIRYCHGCGVAHRDLKCENALLQGFNLKLTDFGFAKVLPKSRRELSQTFCGSTAYAAPEVLQGIPHDSKKGDVWSMGVVLYVMLCASLPFDDTDIPKMLWQQQKGVSFPTHLGISAECQDLLKRLLEPDMILRPSIEEVSWHPWLAST encoded by the exons ATGGAGGACTTTCTGCTCTCCAATGGGTACCAGCTGGGCAAGACCATTGGGGAAGGGACCTATTCAAAAGTCAAAGAAGCATTTTccaaaaaacaccaaacaaaagtGGCAATTAAAATTATAGACAAGATGGGAGGGCCGGAAG AATTTATCCAGAGATTCCTGCCTCGGGAGCTCCAGATTGTCCGTACCCTGGACCACAAGAACATCATCCAGGTGTATGAGATGCTGGAGTCTGCTGACGGGAAAATCTACCTGGTGATGGAACTGGCTGAAGGCGGGGACGTCTTTGACTGTGTGCTGAACGGGGGGCCACTTCCCGAGAGCCGGGCCAAGGCCCTCTTCCGTCAAATGGTTGAGGCCATCCGCTACTGCCATGGCTGCGGTGTGGCCCACCGGGACCTCAAGTGTGAGAACGCCTTGTTGCAGGGCTTCAACCTGAAGCTGACTGACTTTGGCTTCGCTAAGGTGTTGCCCAAGTCACGTCGAGAGCTGAGCCAGACGTTCTGCGGCAGCACAGCCTACGCCGCCCCCGAGGTGCTGCAGGGTATTCCTCACGATAGCAAGAAGGGCGACGTCTGGAGTATGGGCGTGGTCCTGTACGTCATGCTCTGTGCCAGCCTACCTTTTGACGACACAGATATCCCCAAGATGCTGTGGCAGCAGCAGAAGGGGGTGTCCTTCCCCACTCATCTGGGCATCTCAGCCGAATGCCAGGACCTGCTCAAGCGGCTCCTGGAACCAGACATGATCCTCCGGCCTTCAATCGAAGAAGTTAGTTGGCATCCATGGCTAGCAAGCACTTGA